GAGCCCTCTCTCCCCGGAGTCGCGGAGCAGGGACGTGGTCAGCCGCCCCCAGAGGATCCTGCCGTCCTTCGTTACGTAGCGCTTCTCCCGGCGGGTGCTCTCCCCCAGGGCCACCCTCCGGTGGAGAGCCCCGGCCTCCTCCCGATCAGGCGGATAGATCAGGTCCCGGGACTGCATGCCAGACAGTTCGTCCTCGTCGTAGCCGAACATACGCACGAACGCCGGGTTGGCTCCCATGATCCTCCCCTCCGGGTCGATGAGCGCGATCCCGGTCCCTGCCTGCTCGAAGATTCCCCGGAACCTCTCCTCACTCTCCCGGAGGGCGAGTTCCGCCTTCTTCTGCTCGGTGATATCCTGTCCCGTGACGGCCAGCCGCCCGGCCTGCGGCCGGTAGATCTGCAGGTCGTACCACCGCCCTGTCCTGGGCTCCTGCAGCCGCCGCTGCATTGGAACACCGGTCTCTGCGACCTCCCCGTAGAGGACGCGGGCTCCCTTCGTGATCGCCGGGAAGATATCGAAGAGCCGTTGCCCGACCAGTTCCTCCCGGCTGCGGCCGAAGACGTCCGCTGCTTTCTCGTTCAACTCGACGATAAGGTAGTCGACGGGATTCCCATCGCCGTCCCGGACAACCTCGTAGAGGGTGTAACTCTCGAGCATCTGTTCGAAGAGATGGCGGTACTTCTCCTCGCTCTTCCCGAGTGCTTCGGTCGCCCGCATCCGCTCGACGATCCGGCCGAGCCTCCCGGCAACGGCATCGATCAGGCGGCGCTCATCGGTCATGAACGGCGCATCGCCATCAGCGGGCAGCCCGTGACGATAGCAGACCTCCACCTTCCCGGTGATGCGGCCATGGACAGTGATCGGGCTCTCCTGCCTCAAGGGAGTTTCGAAGAACCCGGGCGACCGGTATTCCCGGCCGTCGACCGTGATCCGGGCGGCAGCATCTTCCGGGTGGAGCCAGCCGCCGGGGAGGATGGAGGCAACCTCCTGCAGGACCTCCTCGACCGATATCCCCGGCCGTTCGACGATGCCGCTTACGGCATAGAGCGTCGCAAGTTCCCTCACCCGGGTATCCAGAGCGACCTGCTGCTTCTGGAGCAGCTCTTCCGCCCTGCGCCGGTCCGTGACGTTCTCTGCAATGGCAACAAGCCGATCGTACTGTGGCCGGTATGCTTTCAGTTCGTAGCAGGCGCCGGTCGCCGGACTTGAGACATCGCGATGCACCGGCGTCCCGGTTCTCGCCACCCGGTAGAGGAGGTCGAGCGCTGCAGGGGTGATCGACGGAACGGCCGTGACGAGGTCTTCTCCGACAACCTCTTCCCGGCGGCGCCCGAGGCTTTCGGCGGCCTTGCGGTTGATCCGGACGACCCGGAAGCCGGCGGGGTCCCCGGAGCCGTCGCGGAGTATCTCAAGGAGAAGCCCGGCGTCCGGCATCTGGTCAAAGAGGAGGCGGTACTGCCGCTCGTGAGTTGCGGTCTCTGTGCGTCCCGGCGCGATGGCCGCCCCGAGCATCGCGGCGACAACGCGGACGAGATCGCGCTCCTGCGGCAGGAAGGGGTCTTCTGTCCCCCGAGGGTTCTCCCGGTTCCCTACGGCTTCCTTCGGAACCCTCCGGCACTCGACCACGAGGTGCCCGGCCGGGATCCCGGCGACGATCTTTCCGGGCCCCGGAGCAGCGGTTCCGGGCACGACCCGCGCCGATACCTCCCCCGGGTTCCGAAACCCGCGG
This portion of the Methanoculleus oceani genome encodes:
- a CDS encoding PAS domain S-box protein, encoding MPGCRPAGIPDTPLPLWRTLTMPPPDFTTIPPDNPDRIADETVSCSIWICRSDGVAPYLPDPYLDLLGTTLEEFRDSGWARSLHPEEADAVLALWERCAAAGTPWRCSYRIRGAEGDYRTVASSGVPVRDAGGRVVLWAGVSLDVTGLDEPCGQVRELATLSAIARAIERYGADPEKVFRETVDLLPRGFRNPGEVSARVVPGTAAPGPGKIVAGIPAGHLVVECRRVPKEAVGNRENPRGTEDPFLPQERDLVRVVAAMLGAAIAPGRTETATHERQYRLLFDQMPDAGLLLEILRDGSGDPAGFRVVRINRKAAESLGRRREEVVGEDLVTAVPSITPAALDLLYRVARTGTPVHRDVSSPATGACYELKAYRPQYDRLVAIAENVTDRRRAEELLQKQQVALDTRVRELATLYAVSGIVERPGISVEEVLQEVASILPGGWLHPEDAAARITVDGREYRSPGFFETPLRQESPITVHGRITGKVEVCYRHGLPADGDAPFMTDERRLIDAVAGRLGRIVERMRATEALGKSEEKYRHLFEQMLESYTLYEVVRDGDGNPVDYLIVELNEKAADVFGRSREELVGQRLFDIFPAITKGARVLYGEVAETGVPMQRRLQEPRTGRWYDLQIYRPQAGRLAVTGQDITEQKKAELALRESEERFRGIFEQAGTGIALIDPEGRIMGANPAFVRMFGYDEDELSGMQSRDLIYPPDREEAGALHRRVALGESTRREKRYVTKDGRILWGRLTTSLLRDSGERGLVIAMVEDITDWRKMQNALAESEERFREIAQRSFDMLYTCYYDRGITYISPAVERILGYTPEEMIGERCSDYVLDSTRPEWQEARARIARGEPVEGLVVELRRKDGTAAAVEMNESPITEGGRVVGVQIVGRDVSDRKHYEDMRLQAFYQIEQNIEQFAILADHIRLPLQVILGMADLADDAQTSEKIREQVERINAIVKQLDEGWVESRDIREFLRRNELV